Genomic segment of Flavobacteriales bacterium:
ATTTTAATCTGAATGTGAGCAAATATCCACGAGAGGTACGAAACCGAATTGAAAAGGATATGGACGCACAAGAGGAAACGATGCTCGATATTTGGAGTGATGTGGTGGAAGGAATTCAGTTTAAGTCCACCAAAATGAGTGAGGCCGAATTCAAATTTTTACTCAACGATAAAAAGCAAAACAGCATAAAAACCTTGTTGAATGCCACAAACGACAACTGGAACAAATTTGTGGACAGGTAGCATCAATGAAAGTTGAGTTTGACAGCGTAAAACCGACGTATTTGTCGGCTGCGGATATTGAGTTCTCGGAAGTGTATCTGCAACCCGGCTTGCAGTTTCAAGAAGGCAAAAAATACCTCATAAAAGCTCATTCCGGCAGAGGCAAGTCGTCTTTTCTAAATTTGCTATATGGCAAAACAAGAAATTTTGATGGTAACATAAAATATCGAGGGTTTGAACATAAAGAGTTGTTTTCACTCCGAAAAAGTGTGATTTCGTATGTATTTCAAGATTTAAAATTATTTGGCGAGTTGACCGCTATTCAGAATGTTCAATTAAAAAACAATTTGACCAATTGTCAATCAAACGAACAAATAGTTGAGTGGTTTAGCATGTTGAATCTGGAAGACAAAATTCATCAAAAAGCAAAAACTTTGTCAATGGGGCAGCAGCAACGTGTGGCCATAATCAGAGCCATGTGTCAACCTTTTCAACTACTTTTGCTCGACGAGCCTTTTAGTCATTTGGATGGGGATAACATTGCACTATGTGTTGAAATAATCAACCAGCAGGTAGAGAAAAACAGTGCAACGCTCATCTTGACGAGTCTTAGCGATGATAGTTTGTTTGATTATGATTTTAAACTAAAACTATAGCTATGCTCAGAAAACTATTAGCCCAAACCCTTGTGCCAATACAAATTGTAGGATATGCATTCACATTGTTGGTGGGGTTGTCGTTATTCTTATTGCTGCTTCAGGGGTTTATAGACATCAAACCCATATTGGAAACTCAAACAGAAGTATTTGGAAAAAATGCGGCAGTGGTGAGCAAAGAAGTTTCTGTTTTTGCATCGGTAAATCGGAATGCTACCTATTTTACGGAAGAAGAAATTTCGGAAATAAAAGAGCAAAAATTTGTAAAAAGCATAAGCGAATTTAAAAGTGCCACGTTTAAAATTGACGCATTTACATCCGCATCAGATAATGTTCCATTATTTCATAGCGATTTGTTTTTTGAAAGTGTTCCGGATGATTATATCGATATAGAAAATGAAGATTGGAATTGGCAGGAAGGGCAAGAGGAAATTCCGATAATAATTCCTAAAAACTATTTGGATTTGTATAATTCTAGTTTTTCTCAAAGCCAAAATTTGCCTGTTTTGTCAGAAGGGGTCATCTCTATGATACGTTTTGGTGTGCGGCTGAGGGGCAATAATAAAACCGGATTGCACAAAGGCCGAGTGGTGGGTTTTTCGTCAAAAATAAATTCCATTTTAGTGCCGCAATCATTTTTAGATTGGGCAAACATTGAGTATGGGCATGGCAATGTTAAACGAACAAATCGGTTGCTTGTTGAGTTTTCGAATCCTGCGGACGCAGCCTTGCTCCGTTTTTTTTCTGATAGAAGCTACGAGGTTTCAAAATCGGAATTAGAAACTAGCCGACAATCATTTTTTGTTCGAATAATCTTCTATACCTTGTTTTTTGCCACCATTTTAATGGTGGTTTTGGCCGTTTCGTTTGTGTTTTTGAGCGTCAGTTTAATGCTGCAAAAAAATATAGATGTAATAAGAAACCTCTATGATATTGGGTTTTCGGTAAAAGAAATTGCCTTGTATTATCAAAAAATAGTGATAGCTATTTCCATAGCTATAGTTGGTTTGGGCATTACAATAGTGCACGCGGTACGCAAATTTTATATGGAGTATGCGGGCAATTATTTTGAAGTAAGTTTCCCGAAATCTGTTTTTATCACTATTGGAGTTGTTTTCGCTTTAGGTCTTTGCATTTTATATTTTTTTGCTATTCGCCAAAAAATAAAGCGGCTGGTGGCCTAAAGTTTAGGGTTGTTTGAGAATTATATTATCCAACAGTCGCACACCTCCATATTTCACCACCGTTAAAGCCACCACATACTCAGCTTCAGCTAATGATTTTACCTCCTGCATGGTGTTGCCATCCACACAAATTAAATATTCGAGCTCGGCATCTTTCAGCGAAGTCAGGTATTTTATACTGCTTTCAAGCGATTCGGCCAACGGTTTAAACCGAGTTCGTTCTTTGAGCTTTAGAAGCGATTTGTAAATAAACGAGGCACGTTCACGTTCATCGGGGCTAAGCCTTTGATTTCTGCTGCTCATGGCCAGTCCGTTCGGCTCCCGCATAATGGGACAAACCACCATATTAATATTGAAATCATAATTCTTTATGAGTGTTTTTAGAACCACAGTTTGTTGAAAATCTTTTTGTCCGAAATAGGCATTGTGCGGTTGAACAATTTCAAAAAAACGCTTTACCACTTTGGCCACACCTTGAAAATGCCCGGGTCTCAAAGCACCTTCAAACATAGTGTCGAGACCATCCAAGTCTATTTCTTCATCGGTATAGTCTTCATTATATAAATCATCGCTTGATGGGTGAAACAAGTAGTCAACCCCGGCAGCAGTCAGCATTTTAATATCATCCTCAATAGGCTGCGGATATTTGTCTAAATCACTTTTGTCGTTAAATTGTTTCGGATTAACGAAAATACTGCAAACCGTAATGTCGTTTTCAGATTTGCACCGTTCCATAAGCGAAATATGTCCGGCATGCAAAGCACCCATAGTAGGCACAAACCCTATTTTAAGGCCATTGTTTCGCAGTGTTTGCAGCCTGCTTTGCAATAAACGAGCAGTTTTAAGGATAAACATATAATAAAAAATTAAATAAAATACAAGTATAACGTGCGGCAAAAAAGCCAATA
This window contains:
- a CDS encoding ATP-binding cassette domain-containing protein; its protein translation is MKVEFDSVKPTYLSAADIEFSEVYLQPGLQFQEGKKYLIKAHSGRGKSSFLNLLYGKTRNFDGNIKYRGFEHKELFSLRKSVISYVFQDLKLFGELTAIQNVQLKNNLTNCQSNEQIVEWFSMLNLEDKIHQKAKTLSMGQQQRVAIIRAMCQPFQLLLLDEPFSHLDGDNIALCVEIINQQVEKNSATLILTSLSDDSLFDYDFKLKL
- a CDS encoding ABC transporter permease — encoded protein: MLRKLLAQTLVPIQIVGYAFTLLVGLSLFLLLLQGFIDIKPILETQTEVFGKNAAVVSKEVSVFASVNRNATYFTEEEISEIKEQKFVKSISEFKSATFKIDAFTSASDNVPLFHSDLFFESVPDDYIDIENEDWNWQEGQEEIPIIIPKNYLDLYNSSFSQSQNLPVLSEGVISMIRFGVRLRGNNKTGLHKGRVVGFSSKINSILVPQSFLDWANIEYGHGNVKRTNRLLVEFSNPADAALLRFFSDRSYEVSKSELETSRQSFFVRIIFYTLFFATILMVVLAVSFVFLSVSLMLQKNIDVIRNLYDIGFSVKEIALYYQKIVIAISIAIVGLGITIVHAVRKFYMEYAGNYFEVSFPKSVFITIGVVFALGLCILYFFAIRQKIKRLVA
- a CDS encoding pantoate--beta-alanine ligase, encoding MFILKTARLLQSRLQTLRNNGLKIGFVPTMGALHAGHISLMERCKSENDITVCSIFVNPKQFNDKSDLDKYPQPIEDDIKMLTAAGVDYLFHPSSDDLYNEDYTDEEIDLDGLDTMFEGALRPGHFQGVAKVVKRFFEIVQPHNAYFGQKDFQQTVVLKTLIKNYDFNINMVVCPIMREPNGLAMSSRNQRLSPDERERASFIYKSLLKLKERTRFKPLAESLESSIKYLTSLKDAELEYLICVDGNTMQEVKSLAEAEYVVALTVVKYGGVRLLDNIILKQP